In Hyphomicrobium denitrificans 1NES1, the genomic stretch GTGCCCGGGAGAATCGATAAATTCCAGAATGCGGATCGTGGAGCCGGTCGGCCCCGGAACGTTCATCCAGCGCGTACCGGACTTGTCGGTCGGAAATTTGCGCTCGTAGGGAGAGGGAAGAACGGCGGTCGCGAGCGACGGCGAGACAAGCGTCCGCCCCGGCGCGCCGTCGATCGGACGGATCTGCCAATACCAGCCGGATTGCGTTACCTCGAATAGCGGCTCGTAAAGGTTCGGCGGGATGACGGGTACGTCGCCGCTTGTGCCCATGCTGTCGACGGTGATCTGCGTCAGCAGCTTTCGCAGCTGCGCATCGAAACTTAGCTGCACGTCCTCGCGGTAGAGCGAATAGATGATGTAGCCCGCGAGCGGCAGCGCCAGAAGCGTCCACGCCGCCGAGGTCGCAAAGAGCCGCAAGGCGAGCGAATTAAGCCTCATCGGGTCCTTGGCTCATGCGATAGCCGAGACCACGGACGGTCTGAATCACATCGCCGGGGATTTTTTTTCGCAAGCGACCGATAAAGACCTCGATGGTGTTTGAATCCCGGTCGAAGTCCTGGTCGTAGAGGTGCTCGACAAGCTCCGTCCGCGATACGACACGACCGTTATGGTGCATCAGATAGGCAAGAAGGCGGAATTCGTGGGACGTCAGCTTGACCGGCAGGCCGTCGCAGGTGACGCGCGCGGACTTGGTGTCGAGACGGATCGGACCGCATTCGATCTCGGATTTGACGTGCCCCGAAGCGCGGCGGATCTGTGCCCTGACACGAGCCAGCAATTCTTCCATGTGGAAGGGCTTGGCGAGATAGTCGTCGGCGCCGGCATCCATGCCGGTCACCTTGTCGCTCCAGCGGTCGCGAGCGGTCAGAAGGATGACCGGCATCTTGCGGTCGCTGCGGCGCCACTGTTCGAGGATCGAGATGCCGTCCATCTTCGGCAGGCCGATATCCAGGATCACGACATCGTAGGGTTCGGTGTCGCCGAGGAAATAGCCCTCTTCCCCATCGGCTGCCGTGTCGACGGCGAAACCCGCATCCCCGAGCGCCGCCGCGAGCTGGCGGTTCAGGTCCTTATCATCCTCGACGACGAGCGCGCGCACGCTGATCCACTCCCTTTGTGCCGAATCCGCAAGTTGTAGGAGTGTTGGAATAAAATCTCCACCCCACCAACCGGAACCCATCACCGGACTGTAGCGGTAATAACGGTGGTTCTGAGCTGTCCCGTCGGGCTGCGAACGACGATGCGATAGAAATATCCGTCCCGAGACCGGCAAAGCGTGGTCTTCACAAGCTCGCCGATACCGTCGGCCGCCAGGGATTTCGAGACTTCCTCGACCGTTATGAGATTTTCGCTACGGACGATCTGGCCCGCCATACCCCAGTCCGTCAGGCAGTCTTCAGCGCACGCCGAGCCGGGCAGCACCAAGGCTGCCGCAGCTGTCACCGCTACCGCTCCAATAAATCCGGCCATACGCACTCTTCCAGACGTTAGCCGCCCATACAGATATCTCGTTGAACGGTCCATGAACATCGCCAGAGCGCACAGTTAAAATCTGCCAAAGCCGACGGAATTAACTCTTGTGCAGAGCGAGGGGGGTGTCGGCCTTGAGGCGGCCATAGATCGCCAACACCGTCCCGAACAATCCGGCGAGCGCTTGAACGGCCGTTATTGCCTGGTCGCCGAACGTCTGGATGATATCCGCCGGGAGGGCGATGCCCAAAGCCGGACCGATGGCCGGAATGACGGTCGCGGCTGCCGTGATCAGCGTCCCCCACACCGTCTTCGAACGTACCCACCATTTGCTGTCGTCATTGTCTGTGCTTTGCGTGTCGGTCGCATTACCCATCTTGCTTTCTCCTTTTGCAATTTGCCTGGGCTCGAGCAGCCCTCGGTTCGTGGCATCGGCGGCTGCCCACGTTCGTGCCAGCGCCAACGTGGCATCGACCCGCTTCAGCCAGCCGCGTCCGAAACGCCAGAAATGCGGAAGCGCGCGATAGCGCGTGCGCCGCATCTCGGCGTAGTCGTCGAGCAGATCCGAAAGACTTTTCGCGCCGATCGCAGCGAGGGTGTCAGGACCGATCTCGCCGTCAGCCGTGACGTCGACGACGCCTTGCAGCATTCGGATCGCCGCACCGACGCCGTGGTTCACGGCAGCATCGAAATGCATCAGGGCTAGGGGCGCCGTGAAAACCGGACACGAAGCAGGATCGAAGTAGCATTGCCGGTAGATCGCCGTGACCGTCGCGTCGGGGATGCGCTTCAACTCGGCAATCAGACGCGCGCGCGATACATCGTCGACGGCCTCGCTTTTAAACGCCGCGTAGGCATCGAGCGTGATTCCGCGATTGGTCGGTCCGCCCGGATCGTAGGGATCGTTCGAATAGCCGCCTTCCATGTCGAGCACATGCGCGAGCGCCTTCAGGAAGATCGTGTCGTCGCCCGTGTTCTCCGGCTCGATGTTTTCCTTGGGCCAGCGAAGCCCGAGTAACCGCGCTTTGTCGAACCCGGCAACCGTTACCGCGTCACCCTGATTGCCGCCGAGCAAATAGAGCTTGCCGTTCGTGTCGCTGAGCAGAAAGCCGACGTGTCCGGCGTTCGGGTCGTCGCCGCGCGACAGCACGACGACAGCGCCGAGCCGGGCCGCATCGAGCGGATCGCCCCAGTCAAGATACGATCTCGCCAGCAGCGAACCCGTCCCGACGTATCCGGCGCGGCGCAGCATGGCTCCGAGAAACGCCGCACACCACGGCGTCGCTTCGGTTTCAACGCTCGTGTCGCCGGCTTCGCGGAAATAACGCAGGATCTCGGGCGCATCGTCTTTGCCCGAAATTTCGCGCACGCCGAATTCGGCCCACGCGGCTGCGAGCCACGGCGGTTGGTCCATTTCTGCCTCTGAAATTTTGATCCGCTCTCTTGTGGAGGATGGCGCGAACTCTGAGTGAGCGACGCGGACCGAAAGCTTTAAACTTGCCCTACCCCCTAACCCCTCCCCGCAAGGGGAGAGGAATGGAGAGGTCGCCACCCCCACCCCTAACCCCTCCCCGCAAGGGGGAGGGGAATAAGAGCAGAGCGATTCTGCAACCAGAGCAAACCCTACAAGGAGTGTTCGTGTGCCCCTCCCCTCGACGCGGCCCGCGAGGGTGGGGAAGGGAGCGTCATGCTGGTCTACTTCTCCCCTCCCCTCGACGGGGACAGTCGTCGGGGGTGGGGTGAAAGGCTTGGCGTGCCGTCCGAGGCATGGCGCGGATCTCAGATGACGGCGGCACGGGGGACGCCGCGCCCGAAAAGCGTGTTGGTCTGAAAGACCTTCACCGAAACGGCTGATTGAACACTGCCGAAGTCGGCGATCTGATCGGCGCTCGCATAGACGATGCTCGGTGCCGATGCAGAGATCGTGCGCCTTACCGCTCCACCGTCGAGGATATCGACTTCGTATGTTTCGCTATCTTCACCGAGCGGCACATCCGGCAGTTCCCAGTTGTCGCCGCCAATCCGCGTTCGCCTGATCCAGGAAATGTTGAGATCGCCCGATGCGCGTACGCCCTTGACGTGCGCCGGCGACAACGGCCTTCGTCCAAGACCTTGATATGCGAAGGGCGTCGTCGCGTAAGAGTCGTCGCCAATATTCCGATTGCTGGGACCGTAACGCCAGTTGAGCGGCAGCTTGAGTTCGCTTTCCTGAAGCGGCACGCGCGTCACGGCGCCGTCGAGCAGAACGAATGGCGCACCTGCCGCGAGGGTATCACTCATCGCGCCTTCGGTGCCGAACTGACCACGCAATAGCCCGCTCAATTCGTAGGTTTGCGCGTCGACAAGCGTCGCATTCAGGAACTGAACGATCTCCCAATCTCCGTTACCGTTGCGAACGGCCGCCAGATTGGCGCCGCCGAGCATCGTCACAAGATCGGCAGACGCCAGCGTGCCGTATGTCAGTCGTATGCGGAGACGCGCGCCATTATCGATCAACCCTTCGGGGCCCGAAGCAAGCGGATCGAGCGTTACGCCGAGCGTCGCCGGCGCGCCCGCGAGCGCCTTCAACTGATACCCGGTCGTCTGCGGCGACATATAAAGTGCGACGCTACCGGGCCATGGCTTCTGCATTGCAGCCACGTAACCGGACTGCGCATCAGCGGACATCGTCCACGAGGGCAAATCCATGAGCGTGACGGCGGGCGTCCCCACTTGCACCAGCGCCGGTTGCGGCACCGTCCGCGCCGGCACATCAATCCGGTCATAGACATCGGGATCGACGCTGAGCGCCGCGATCTCGCGCACGCCACGCTCCGTGACGTCCGTCAGGCGCAGCAATCGGTTGCGTCCCGCGATATCAACGGAAACAACGTCTCCCGGTTCGAGCGCCAGTGCCGAGGGCGGCAACTTGAAGGACGCCCGTTCACGCGCCGCCCACGTCTCATAAAGCCAGCTTTCGACGAGCGAGCCTGCGAGCCCATCGTCGAGAACGATCGGCAGATCGGCTTCGGCAATGCGACCGCTCGCGCCCGTCAACCTTCGCGCTTCGGCAACGGCCTGCGGATAAACGTCCGCGCTCGAGATGTATCGCACCTTGGCGGACGCAGGCAGGTCGGTTTCCTGCGCGCGTGTCACCTCATAAAGCGGATCGTCGGCATGTTCTTCGACAAGGCCGTAGGCCGTCAACGTCATCTGCGGCTCGGCGCGCCCGCGATGGCGAAAGACGATTTTGCCGCCGCTTTCGATGCTGTCGAAGAAATACGCAAGGCTCAACGGCTGCAAGGCGTCGCGCGCCGACATCGTATCGTCGAGCACGTAGCCGGGCACGGTTCCGGTCAGTCCCGACGCATCGAACTCCGCGAAGTCATGATCGGTCAGAATCTGGCCGACAAGCTCGCCGAGCGAAGCGCTGCCGAGTCGACCGTTGAGCCAGTGGCCAAGCGCCCAGTTGCCGCCGTCTCCCCAATATGTCGTCGCATATGGAAATGCCGGATAGGGTCGCGCATCCCAGCAATAGACATGCATGCGGCCGAGATCGACCATGCGTGCACCGGTGATCTCCGAAACCGGATTGAGGCCCACGACGTAACCACTCTTCGTCCAATCAAATGCATCGCGCAGGACCTGCAGGAAACGCGCCTGCATGAAATCGTCTCGAATGCCGCGCGAGTAGTAGGGCAGCATCGATTCAGAACTTTTCGGATCGACAAAGACATTCGGCTGGTTGGCGCCTTTGTCGACGGCGGGGCAGCCGACCTCCATGAACCAGAACGGCTTCGACTGCGGTACCCATGCGGTCGCGGTTGCACTTTCGATGCCGCCGGGCCGATTGAAGTGCTCGTTGCTCCACCAGGAGAGAATGTCCTTGTAGCGAAACACCCACGGCTTGCCTCCTCCGTCGGTGATCGGGGTGCGAACCTGTGCGTCGCGATCGGCGCCGGACGCATAAAACCAATCGTAGCCCTCGCCGCCCTGGACGTTCGACCGCAAGTACGCCGCATCATAGATCGACATCGCGCCCGCGATGGCATCAAGGTGATCGCGTCCATCGCGCCAGTCGGCGAGCGGCCAGTAGATGTCGACGCCGATCGCATCGATATTTTCCGATGCCCAGAGCGGATCGAGATGAAAATAAACGTCGCCCGATCCGTCAGCCGGCTGATGACCGAAGTATTCCGACCAATCGGCAGCATAGAGAACCTTGGTCGATGCGCCGAGGATGGCTTTGACGTCCGCAGCCAGCGCGATCAAGGCGCTGACGAACGGATAAGTGTCGGCACTGGAGCGGACTTGCGTCAGGCCGCGCAATTCCGTGCCGATGACGAAGGTATCGACGCCGCCCGCAGCTTTCGCGAGATGCGCATGGTGCAAGACCATGCGCCGGTAGGACCACTCGTCGGGCCCGGAATATTGCACGGTACTTCCCGACAACGAGAAGTCCGTCCGCAACGCCGTTCCAACGAAAGACGCGATCTGGCTCGCAGCCGTCGTGGTCTTGTCCGGCGTGCCTGTCTTGCCGGGCGCAGGATGGCAGGTGATGCGGCCGCGCCAGGGATAGACGGGCTGGCTGCTGCCGCCATAGGGATTGGGCAGACCGTTGCCTTCCGCGACATCCATCAGGATGAACGGCGTCAGCGTCACGTTGAGCCCGCGCGATTTGAGATCGCCGATAGCGGCGATCACGGTCTGATCGGACGGTGTACCGCCGTAGGCCGCATTGCCGTCGCGCGTGCTGATGAGATGTGCGCTGGTTCTATCGCGTCCGGCGACGGACCAATCGAGTGGTGCCGTCGTTTTGTGACGCGTTTCGACGCCCGGCTCGATTCTGCAATTTCCGGCGCGCAAGTCCGTCCCGAACCAGCTGACGATCAACGACACCGACTTGGCATTCGGAAGCGATGCCTCGAGCTGGTCGACGGCCACCTGCCAATCGGTCGGGCCAATCAGCTGATGGACGTTTTCGGATTGCGAGACGCCATCATCAAACGTCTGATGAACCGGCTCCGTCGCGTAGACGAATTCGCCCGATCCCGGGATCATCACGACGCCGCGGATATCCTGCTCTACGCTCGAAACACCGCGGAAGACTTCAAACGAGAGCTGCGGCACGCGATTGCCGAACTGAGCAAGCGGCAGGCGTTCAAAGACGATATACGCGACACCGCGATAGGCTGGTGCATTCCCCACCCCGTCGCGCGCGGCGATGAGGCTATCGGGCTCTTGCGTTTCGCTGCCGGGATAGAGCCGGAATGACGTGCGCGAGAGATCAAGCTCCTGCTCGTCGGCCCAGATGCGGCCGATACGCGTCACGACGCCCTCGCCGAGCGCCACCGCGAAGTTCGCATAATAGCGATACTGCGTCAGCGTCGTGCCGCCGCCCGAACCGCCTTTGCCGCTTCCTGCGGACTCCGTCGTCGTGACGATCTCTTCTTCGAGGTCGGTCGCCCAGATGATCTGGCCTCCGACGCGCGCCCGGCCATAGATGCGCGGCAGCGGCGAACCCTCGGTCGAGGCGGTAACGCGAAGATCGCTGAGCCGCGGGCCCTCGACGGCGCGGCCTTGGCCTGAGGCGCCGAACAGCGCCGCATCGACATAGGCGCCCGCCAGCGCGCCGACTTGCGATCCGATCGTGGCACCGGACAGCGCCACGCCGAGAAAGCCGACACCTGCGGGGAGCATGCTGCTGCCGACCGCAGCTCCGACTGCCGCTAGTGCAAGCGTCGCCATGCGTAAGTCTTTCCAAATTTTATCGCTGATTGTCAGCGGCCCGAAGGCCGAGACTCGCATTCTTCTCCCCTCCCCTCCCCTCGACGGGGAGGGGTCGGGGGTGGAGTGAAGAGCCGGACGCGATGCCGAGAGCATCCTTTCGCCGAATTCATTCACCAACCGGGCACGCTGCCTATTCCGCAAGATCACTCCCGGATACTTACCCCACTCCTAGCCCCTCCCCGCAGGGGAGAGGGGAACAGGCGGAAATCGGAATGCGCCTGCGACGCGGCGGCGCCACCAGTTCGAGAAAGACACTTCACAAACCGGCGCACCTTCCATCGCGTGGATCATTGTCGAAGGGCTCGCGACGATTGCCGCGTGCTTCGCAACAACACCCGGACGCAACCGGAATATGACGGCGTCGCCCGGTTTGATATCCGACACGGAAATTCTTTTCAGATGTCGCTCCGCAGCGTCGAGCATGGTTTCCTGTCCCCCTGCTTCCGCCCAATCGCGGCTGTAAGCGGGAGGCATCTCGGCATCCGATCCGTAGACGTCGCGCCAGACGCCCCGCACGAGGCCGAGACAATCGGTGCCAATGCCACGGCGGCTCGCCTGGTGGTGATACGGCGTGCCAATCCATGCGCGCGCCGCTTCGACGATCATTGTGCGTGTCGGCCGTGTTTGCATGGATCAGCTCCGGTGCCCCACCTGCGTCAGGAATTTGTTGCCCGGCATCGACGGAAAGCCGCGAAAATTGATCACGTTAGAAAAGCGCGCCTTGCACGTCTCGATGCGCTTGTCGCACCCGGCGGTCACGACGAAGGTATCGCCCACGGCGAGCGGCCCTTCGGCATCGACCCAAAGCTCGATCACGTCGGTGGCCGCAAGCTTCATGTGCGATTTGATTTCGATCTTCAGCCCTTCGGATGCACCCGAAGTAAATTCAAAGAGCCCGCGCGAAAAAAAGCCATTCTCAAAG encodes the following:
- a CDS encoding response regulator transcription factor: MRALVVEDDKDLNRQLAAALGDAGFAVDTAADGEEGYFLGDTEPYDVVILDIGLPKMDGISILEQWRRSDRKMPVILLTARDRWSDKVTGMDAGADDYLAKPFHMEELLARVRAQIRRASGHVKSEIECGPIRLDTKSARVTCDGLPVKLTSHEFRLLAYLMHHNGRVVSRTELVEHLYDQDFDRDSNTIEVFIGRLRKKIPGDVIQTVRGLGYRMSQGPDEA
- a CDS encoding TIGR02594 family protein, whose protein sequence is MDQPPWLAAAWAEFGVREISGKDDAPEILRYFREAGDTSVETEATPWCAAFLGAMLRRAGYVGTGSLLARSYLDWGDPLDAARLGAVVVLSRGDDPNAGHVGFLLSDTNGKLYLLGGNQGDAVTVAGFDKARLLGLRWPKENIEPENTGDDTIFLKALAHVLDMEGGYSNDPYDPGGPTNRGITLDAYAAFKSEAVDDVSRARLIAELKRIPDATVTAIYRQCYFDPASCPVFTAPLALMHFDAAVNHGVGAAIRMLQGVVDVTADGEIGPDTLAAIGAKSLSDLLDDYAEMRRTRYRALPHFWRFGRGWLKRVDATLALARTWAAADATNRGLLEPRQIAKGESKMGNATDTQSTDNDDSKWWVRSKTVWGTLITAAATVIPAIGPALGIALPADIIQTFGDQAITAVQALAGLFGTVLAIYGRLKADTPLALHKS
- a CDS encoding baseplate multidomain protein megatron, with the protein product MATLALAAVGAAVGSSMLPAGVGFLGVALSGATIGSQVGALAGAYVDAALFGASGQGRAVEGPRLSDLRVTASTEGSPLPRIYGRARVGGQIIWATDLEEEIVTTTESAGSGKGGSGGGTTLTQYRYYANFAVALGEGVVTRIGRIWADEQELDLSRTSFRLYPGSETQEPDSLIAARDGVGNAPAYRGVAYIVFERLPLAQFGNRVPQLSFEVFRGVSSVEQDIRGVVMIPGSGEFVYATEPVHQTFDDGVSQSENVHQLIGPTDWQVAVDQLEASLPNAKSVSLIVSWFGTDLRAGNCRIEPGVETRHKTTAPLDWSVAGRDRTSAHLISTRDGNAAYGGTPSDQTVIAAIGDLKSRGLNVTLTPFILMDVAEGNGLPNPYGGSSQPVYPWRGRITCHPAPGKTGTPDKTTTAASQIASFVGTALRTDFSLSGSTVQYSGPDEWSYRRMVLHHAHLAKAAGGVDTFVIGTELRGLTQVRSSADTYPFVSALIALAADVKAILGASTKVLYAADWSEYFGHQPADGSGDVYFHLDPLWASENIDAIGVDIYWPLADWRDGRDHLDAIAGAMSIYDAAYLRSNVQGGEGYDWFYASGADRDAQVRTPITDGGGKPWVFRYKDILSWWSNEHFNRPGGIESATATAWVPQSKPFWFMEVGCPAVDKGANQPNVFVDPKSSESMLPYYSRGIRDDFMQARFLQVLRDAFDWTKSGYVVGLNPVSEITGARMVDLGRMHVYCWDARPYPAFPYATTYWGDGGNWALGHWLNGRLGSASLGELVGQILTDHDFAEFDASGLTGTVPGYVLDDTMSARDALQPLSLAYFFDSIESGGKIVFRHRGRAEPQMTLTAYGLVEEHADDPLYEVTRAQETDLPASAKVRYISSADVYPQAVAEARRLTGASGRIAEADLPIVLDDGLAGSLVESWLYETWAARERASFKLPPSALALEPGDVVSVDIAGRNRLLRLTDVTERGVREIAALSVDPDVYDRIDVPARTVPQPALVQVGTPAVTLMDLPSWTMSADAQSGYVAAMQKPWPGSVALYMSPQTTGYQLKALAGAPATLGVTLDPLASGPEGLIDNGARLRIRLTYGTLASADLVTMLGGANLAAVRNGNGDWEIVQFLNATLVDAQTYELSGLLRGQFGTEGAMSDTLAAGAPFVLLDGAVTRVPLQESELKLPLNWRYGPSNRNIGDDSYATTPFAYQGLGRRPLSPAHVKGVRASGDLNISWIRRTRIGGDNWELPDVPLGEDSETYEVDILDGGAVRRTISASAPSIVYASADQIADFGSVQSAVSVKVFQTNTLFGRGVPRAAVI
- a CDS encoding NlpC/P60 family protein; this encodes MQTRPTRTMIVEAARAWIGTPYHHQASRRGIGTDCLGLVRGVWRDVYGSDAEMPPAYSRDWAEAGGQETMLDAAERHLKRISVSDIKPGDAVIFRLRPGVVAKHAAIVASPSTMIHAMEGAPVCEVSFSNWWRRRVAGAFRFPPVPLSPAGRG